Proteins from one Eubalaena glacialis isolate mEubGla1 chromosome 8, mEubGla1.1.hap2.+ XY, whole genome shotgun sequence genomic window:
- the LOC133096314 gene encoding endoribonuclease YbeY-like: MSLVLRNLQRAVPLRRARLREKVQAMQRALWVQRFDLGVVCVDNRKIHPINRIYRHKNTPTDVLSFPFHEDLKAGKIPQPDFPDDYNLGDIFLGVEYIFQHCKENEDYYDILTVTATHGLRHLLGFTHSTEAEWQKRYQKEKQVLEELSKHKGTRFQPLSRGLF; this comes from the coding sequence ATGAGCTTGGTGCTGAGGAACCTGCAGCGGGCGGTGCCCCTGAGGCGGGCGCGGCTCCGCGAGAAGGTGCAGGCAATGCAGAGAGCCCTGTGGGTGCAGAGGTTCGACCTGGGGGTCGTCTGTGTCGACAACAGAAAGATTCACCCGATTAACAGAATCTACAGACACAAAAATACCCCAACAGATgtgctttcctttccatttcacGAGGATCTGAAAGCAGGCAAAATTCCCCAGCCTGATTTTCCAGATGACTATAATTTAGGAGACATTTTCCTGGGAGTGGAGTATATCTTCcagcactgcaaagaaaatgaagattacTATGACATCCTGACTGTGACTGCCACCCACGGGCTCCGTCACCTGCTGGGCTTCACACACAGCACGGAGGCCGAGTGGCAGAAGAggtaccagaaggagaagcagGTTCTCGAGGAGCTGAGCAAGCACAAAGGGACCAGGTTTCAGCCCCTGAGCAGGGGCCTCTTCTGA